A part of Paenibacillus donghaensis genomic DNA contains:
- a CDS encoding Rne/Rng family ribonuclease — MRQMIVHWSQHITQMAFLENGRLVEYAAERDQQQGLVGTYYKGRVMNVLPGMQAAFVDIGQKKNAFLYVDDVLHPHLEKQPEVKPSIETLLQPGQDIVVQVRKEPRGGKGARVTTHYTLPGRWMVYMPFAEYVGVSKKISREAERNRLKAIGERLRRKEEGLIMRTVSEDEPTEAVEGDLAFLRAQWDNITRRALEADAPALLHRDLSIVQRFIRDAFHPQTDELIVDSAEAAREATSFLDEMAPGAYKQVRQYTGAESIFTAYGVQEQLHKSFGHKITLEGGATLVWDETEALTVIDVNTAQYIGGHSLEETVTNTNLLAAEEIGRLIRLRDTGGIIVIDFIDMELEAHRRQVIARLEGVISRDRTKAHILGWTRLGLLEMTRKKARHDSAGFAPATCPCCGGSGKVGQWQE, encoded by the coding sequence CAGCAAGGCCTGGTAGGCACGTATTACAAAGGTCGGGTTATGAATGTACTGCCGGGCATGCAGGCTGCTTTTGTCGATATCGGACAGAAGAAGAATGCTTTTTTATATGTGGATGATGTCCTTCATCCCCACCTGGAGAAGCAGCCGGAGGTGAAGCCTTCGATCGAAACACTGCTGCAGCCGGGTCAGGATATCGTGGTTCAGGTGAGAAAAGAGCCGCGTGGCGGCAAAGGCGCAAGAGTTACAACGCATTACACCTTGCCGGGTCGCTGGATGGTGTACATGCCTTTTGCCGAATATGTCGGCGTATCGAAGAAGATCAGCCGTGAAGCCGAACGGAATCGGCTGAAAGCGATTGGTGAGCGGCTGCGCCGGAAGGAAGAAGGGCTGATTATGCGCACAGTTTCCGAGGACGAGCCTACGGAAGCCGTTGAGGGCGATCTTGCCTTTCTGCGTGCACAGTGGGATAACATTACCCGCCGGGCGCTGGAGGCAGACGCTCCTGCCCTCCTGCACCGCGATCTAAGCATCGTTCAGCGCTTCATCAGGGACGCGTTTCATCCGCAGACGGATGAGCTGATTGTTGATTCGGCTGAAGCGGCCAGAGAAGCAACCTCCTTTTTGGATGAGATGGCTCCTGGAGCGTATAAGCAGGTGCGGCAGTATACCGGAGCGGAATCCATTTTTACGGCATACGGAGTTCAGGAGCAGCTGCACAAGAGCTTTGGACACAAAATCACGCTGGAGGGCGGCGCTACTCTGGTTTGGGACGAGACGGAAGCCCTTACTGTGATTGATGTCAATACAGCGCAGTACATAGGCGGCCATTCGCTTGAGGAAACAGTGACCAATACGAATCTGCTGGCGGCAGAGGAGATTGGGCGTCTGATCCGGCTGCGCGATACCGGCGGAATCATCGTCATTGATTTCATTGATATGGAGCTGGAGGCTCACCGCAGGCAGGTGATTGCGAGACTGGAAGGCGTAATCAGCCGGGACCGTACCAAAGCGCATATCCTGGGCTGGACAAGGCTCGGCCTGCTGGAAATGACACGCAAGAAGGCCAGGCATGACTCTGCCGGGTTCGCTCCTGCCACCTGTCCATGCTGCGGAGGCAGCGGCAAAGTGGGTCAATGGCAGGAG